In Acidobacteriota bacterium, one DNA window encodes the following:
- a CDS encoding (2Fe-2S)-binding protein, with translation MPERTIAFRVNGEPVGVEAHPMTRLLDVLREHLHLTGTKEGCGEGECGACAVLMNGALVNSCLVPAIQAAGTSIVTIEALAGAGELDAVQRAFIDEGGAQCGICTPGMVLAARALLERYPHPTDEQIREGLAGNLCRCTGYMRIFAAVKAAAVR, from the coding sequence ATGCCTGAACGGACGATTGCGTTCCGCGTGAACGGCGAGCCGGTCGGCGTCGAGGCGCATCCGATGACGCGGCTGCTCGACGTGCTGCGCGAGCACCTGCATCTGACCGGCACGAAGGAGGGCTGCGGCGAGGGAGAGTGCGGCGCGTGCGCGGTCCTGATGAACGGCGCGCTCGTGAACAGCTGCCTCGTGCCCGCCATCCAGGCGGCCGGCACGAGCATCGTCACGATCGAAGCGTTGGCAGGGGCCGGCGAACTGGACGCGGTGCAGCGCGCCTTCATCGATGAAGGCGGAGCGCAGTGCGGCATCTGCACTCCCGGCATGGTGCTCGCCGCGCGCGCGCTGCTGGAGCGGTATCCGCATCCGACAGACGAGCAAATCCGCGAAGGACTTGCGGGCAATCTCTGCCGCTGCACCGGGTACATGCGGATCTTCGCGGCCGTGAAGGCGGCGGCCGTGCGATGA
- a CDS encoding site-2 protease family protein: protein MEEGRLLIGFLWFVAFLFSTTVHEAMHAFAACRGGDPTAYHGGQVSLSPLPHIRREPIGMLVVPLLTALTQGWAIGWASTPYNPRWAAAYPKREALMAAAGPAGNLLLAAIALLALRAGLAAGWFTAPPSLNFEGVVAGPGGAPSLAGVLLSILLMLNVLLAAFNLIPLPPLDGASVIGIVLPPDLSRRMRELGGSPMFQLAGLVVAWRIFPALVGPLFGVVIKLVHPALSYS from the coding sequence GTGGAGGAAGGTCGGCTCCTCATCGGGTTCCTGTGGTTCGTGGCCTTCCTCTTTTCCACGACCGTCCACGAGGCGATGCACGCGTTTGCCGCCTGCCGAGGGGGCGATCCGACGGCGTATCACGGCGGCCAGGTTTCACTCTCGCCGCTGCCGCACATCCGCAGGGAGCCCATCGGCATGCTGGTGGTGCCGCTGCTGACCGCGCTGACGCAGGGATGGGCGATTGGCTGGGCGAGCACGCCGTACAACCCGCGCTGGGCGGCGGCCTATCCGAAGCGCGAGGCGCTCATGGCCGCCGCCGGGCCCGCAGGCAATCTCCTCCTCGCGGCGATTGCGCTCCTGGCGCTCAGAGCGGGCCTCGCTGCCGGCTGGTTCACCGCGCCGCCATCGCTCAACTTCGAGGGCGTTGTCGCCGGCCCCGGCGGCGCGCCGTCGTTGGCGGGCGTGCTGCTCTCGATCCTCCTGATGCTCAACGTTCTCCTGGCGGCGTTCAACCTGATTCCGCTGCCGCCGCTGGACGGCGCGTCGGTGATCGGCATCGTGCTCCCGCCGGACCTGTCGCGCCGCATGCGCGAGCTCGGCGGAAGCCCGATGTTCCAGCTCGCGGGCCTCGTGGTTGCGTGGCGGATCTTTCCGGCGCTCGTCGGTCCCCTGTTCGGCGTCGTGATCAAGCTGGTCCACCCCGCGCTCAGTTATTCGTAA
- a CDS encoding type IV pilin protein — translation MRAVATIVGLVIAAGIAYVVYQNQLARQGATGVPPQQQIDLVGVQGDLLTIAQAERQYLATRGAYATLEQLKQEGLLTGGSERRGYTYTATVDGSTAFTITATPTAAGKTGWPVMTIDQTMTVTRR, via the coding sequence GTGCGCGCCGTGGCAACGATTGTCGGCCTGGTGATCGCCGCCGGCATCGCGTATGTCGTCTACCAGAATCAGCTCGCGCGCCAGGGCGCCACGGGCGTGCCGCCGCAACAGCAGATCGATCTCGTCGGCGTGCAGGGCGATCTGCTGACGATCGCGCAGGCCGAGCGCCAGTACCTCGCGACGCGCGGCGCGTACGCCACCCTCGAGCAGCTGAAGCAGGAGGGGCTGCTGACGGGCGGATCCGAGCGCCGCGGCTACACCTACACGGCGACGGTGGACGGCTCGACGGCCTTCACCATCACCGCCACGCCCACAGCCGCCGGGAAGACGGGCTGGCCGGTCATGACGATCGATCAGACCATGACGGTGACGAGGCGGTGA
- a CDS encoding response regulator, with product MRSAVCIARRMPKCLLVDDDRDGREGYSEYLHAFGFEVEAHADAESALRSLVRVRPDIMLVDLQLPGLSGWDLIKAVRGFSAELPIVAFTACVFPDDRRRAEEAGCSAFLTKPLPPADVLAELNRLLKTKRAVQRATARPMLGHGSGGK from the coding sequence ATGAGGTCTGCTGTTTGCATCGCCCGCCGCATGCCCAAGTGCCTGCTCGTGGACGACGATCGCGACGGCCGCGAAGGGTACTCGGAATATCTGCACGCGTTCGGCTTCGAGGTCGAGGCTCACGCGGACGCGGAATCCGCCCTGCGCAGCCTGGTTAGAGTGCGCCCGGACATCATGTTGGTCGATCTGCAGTTGCCCGGCCTGAGCGGGTGGGACCTCATCAAAGCGGTCCGTGGCTTCTCAGCAGAGCTGCCGATCGTGGCGTTCACGGCGTGCGTGTTTCCCGACGATCGGCGGCGTGCTGAAGAGGCGGGGTGCAGTGCATTTCTTACCAAGCCGCTTCCACCTGCTGACGTTCTCGCCGAGCTCAACCGCCTGCTGAAAACGAAACGCGCCGTTCAGCGTGCGACGGCACGGCCGATGCTTGGTCACGGGTCAGGAGGGAAGTGA
- a CDS encoding xanthine dehydrogenase family protein subunit M — protein MRAFLPAYDMRQAGSLDEALALVGSEPGWRPFAGGTDLMVLLESGALPRGRYVSVWGIPELSGIQASPTHISIGALATYAQIRGEGVVAREFPLLVRAAAETGGIAIQNRGTLGGNIANASPAADSPPALLVYDAQLELVSARGVRRVPYDRFHRAYKEMDLARDELIARIVLPRGRSGWRECFRKVGTRDAQAISKVCFAAAIRLEGKTVRDVRVACGSVAPVPLRCVRTEASLRGHALDAGIIAEARRALEAEIAPIDDLRSTAEYRRRVAGNLLEWFLRS, from the coding sequence ATGAGAGCGTTTCTGCCTGCGTACGACATGCGCCAGGCCGGGAGCCTGGACGAGGCGCTGGCGCTCGTCGGGTCCGAACCCGGATGGAGACCGTTCGCCGGAGGCACCGATCTGATGGTGCTGCTCGAATCCGGCGCGCTTCCACGCGGGCGGTACGTGAGCGTGTGGGGCATTCCCGAACTGTCGGGAATTCAGGCGAGCCCGACGCATATCTCGATCGGTGCGCTCGCGACGTACGCGCAGATCAGGGGCGAAGGGGTCGTCGCGCGCGAGTTCCCGCTGCTCGTGCGCGCGGCAGCCGAGACCGGCGGGATCGCCATACAGAATCGCGGCACGCTCGGAGGCAACATCGCCAACGCGTCGCCCGCCGCCGACTCCCCCCCGGCCCTGCTCGTGTACGACGCGCAGCTGGAACTGGTCTCGGCCCGCGGGGTGCGTCGCGTCCCGTACGATCGGTTTCACCGCGCCTACAAAGAGATGGATCTCGCCCGCGACGAGCTGATCGCGCGCATCGTGCTGCCGCGCGGCCGTTCGGGCTGGCGCGAGTGCTTTCGAAAAGTGGGCACGCGCGACGCGCAGGCGATCTCGAAGGTCTGCTTCGCAGCCGCGATACGCCTCGAAGGGAAGACCGTGCGTGACGTGCGCGTCGCGTGCGGAAGCGTGGCGCCGGTGCCGCTGCGCTGCGTGCGAACCGAAGCGTCGCTCCGCGGCCACGCGCTCGACGCCGGGATCATCGCGGAGGCGCGGCGCGCCCTGGAGGCCGAGATCGCGCCGATTGACGATCTCCGGTCGACGGCTGAGTATCGACGGCGGGTCGCCGGAAACCTGCTGGAGTGGTTTCTCCGTTCGTGA
- a CDS encoding lmo0937 family membrane protein — translation MLWTILVILLVLWAIGLVAEVGGGLIHLLLVIAGIVFLVQLLAGRRTVV, via the coding sequence ATGCTGTGGACGATTCTGGTGATCCTGCTCGTGCTCTGGGCAATCGGGCTGGTCGCCGAAGTAGGCGGTGGGCTCATTCACCTGCTGCTGGTCATTGCAGGTATCGTGTTTCTCGTGCAACTGCTGGCGGGCCGCCGCACCGTGGTCTGA
- a CDS encoding xanthine dehydrogenase family protein produces MREPLVGRSVPRKEGRAEVTGQARYVDDMRLPGMLHGATVRSAVPRGRITGIHFDPAIPWGEFVVATADDVPGTNRVALIEDDQPFLARDVVNHAEEPVVLLAHRDRQVLEEARRAVRIDVDPLPPVFSIDEALKAETVIWGGDNIFKRYQVTVGDVDAACRSAAHVVEGEYETGAQEQLYIEPNGMIAVANADIGVTVWGSMQCPYYIHRALMELFALPADRVRIVQMETGGGFGGKEEYPTLVAAHAALLAWKAGRPVKLIYDRAEDMAATTKRHPSRTRHRTAVDADGRLLAMDIDFVVDGGAYCTLSPVVLSRGTIHAAGPYFCPNIRLRGRAVATTAPPHGAFRGFGAPQSIFALERQMDRAARAAGLAPDEFRRRNFVKPGQRLAVGQVVKDQIDLGRLLDRALELSDYHAKVERYRVRDAGERRGIGFATFMHGAGFTGSGEQHLASRVAVEATREGHVRVLASNVEMGQGANTVFAQIAADALGVGPDDIEVAQPDTLAVPDSGPTVASRTSMVVGHLIERAAAALKQKLVDARMLDAAYLPQAFRAACRRYIVERGALRAVSQYTPPPGLAWDDETYQGDAYGTYAWAAYVADVKIDLVTCETRVIDFVAVQEVGRVINPTLATGQIEGGVAQAIGYALYERVVWREGRMANAQMTNYIMPTSMDLPPIRVFFEEIPYAHGPGGAKGIGELPMDGAAPAIVNAIEQALGVSLTRLPVTPEVLMDTVGRMHA; encoded by the coding sequence ATGCGTGAGCCGCTCGTCGGGCGTTCGGTGCCGCGCAAGGAAGGGCGCGCCGAGGTCACGGGGCAGGCGCGCTACGTGGACGACATGCGCCTGCCGGGCATGCTCCACGGCGCCACCGTCCGCAGCGCGGTTCCGCGCGGGCGCATCACCGGTATCCATTTCGATCCCGCCATTCCCTGGGGCGAGTTCGTCGTCGCCACCGCCGATGACGTGCCCGGTACGAACCGGGTGGCGCTCATCGAGGACGACCAGCCGTTTCTGGCGAGAGACGTCGTCAACCACGCCGAGGAGCCGGTCGTGCTCCTCGCGCATCGCGACAGGCAGGTGCTCGAAGAGGCGCGCCGTGCCGTCCGCATCGACGTCGATCCGCTGCCGCCGGTGTTCTCGATAGACGAGGCGCTGAAGGCGGAGACCGTCATCTGGGGCGGCGACAACATCTTCAAGCGCTACCAGGTGACGGTTGGCGACGTGGATGCCGCGTGCCGGTCTGCCGCGCATGTCGTGGAAGGCGAATACGAGACCGGCGCGCAGGAGCAGCTCTACATCGAGCCCAACGGCATGATCGCGGTGGCGAACGCCGATATCGGCGTGACCGTGTGGGGCTCGATGCAGTGCCCCTACTACATCCACCGTGCCCTGATGGAGCTGTTCGCGCTGCCCGCCGATCGCGTGCGGATCGTGCAAATGGAAACGGGTGGCGGTTTCGGCGGCAAGGAGGAATATCCCACGCTCGTGGCCGCGCACGCCGCGCTGCTCGCGTGGAAAGCCGGTCGCCCCGTGAAGCTGATCTACGACCGCGCGGAGGACATGGCCGCGACCACCAAGCGGCACCCCTCGCGCACGCGGCACCGCACGGCGGTTGATGCCGACGGCCGGCTGCTGGCGATGGACATTGACTTCGTCGTGGACGGCGGCGCGTATTGCACGCTCTCGCCCGTCGTGCTCTCGCGCGGGACGATTCACGCGGCCGGGCCGTACTTCTGCCCGAACATCCGGCTTCGCGGGCGCGCGGTGGCCACCACGGCCCCGCCGCACGGCGCCTTTCGGGGGTTCGGCGCGCCGCAAAGCATCTTCGCGCTCGAGCGGCAGATGGATCGGGCCGCGCGCGCGGCAGGCCTCGCGCCGGACGAGTTCCGCCGGCGCAACTTCGTCAAGCCGGGCCAGCGGCTCGCCGTCGGACAGGTCGTGAAAGATCAGATCGATCTCGGACGGCTCCTCGATCGCGCGCTGGAGCTTTCCGACTATCACGCGAAGGTGGAGCGTTACCGCGTTCGCGACGCCGGCGAGCGCCGCGGGATCGGCTTCGCGACCTTCATGCACGGCGCCGGCTTCACAGGGTCGGGCGAGCAGCATCTCGCATCCCGGGTCGCCGTGGAGGCCACGCGCGAGGGGCACGTGCGCGTGCTTGCCTCGAACGTGGAGATGGGGCAGGGCGCCAACACCGTGTTCGCGCAGATCGCCGCCGATGCGCTCGGCGTCGGCCCGGACGACATCGAGGTGGCACAGCCCGACACGCTCGCGGTACCGGACAGCGGGCCGACGGTCGCGTCGCGCACGAGCATGGTGGTGGGCCACCTCATTGAACGCGCGGCGGCGGCGCTGAAGCAGAAGCTGGTGGACGCGCGCATGCTCGATGCCGCGTACCTGCCGCAGGCGTTTCGCGCCGCCTGCCGCCGTTACATCGTGGAGCGCGGCGCGCTGCGTGCCGTCAGCCAGTACACGCCGCCGCCCGGCCTTGCCTGGGACGATGAGACGTACCAGGGGGACGCGTACGGCACGTATGCGTGGGCGGCCTACGTCGCCGATGTGAAGATCGATCTCGTCACCTGCGAAACGCGGGTGATCGACTTTGTCGCCGTCCAGGAAGTCGGCCGCGTGATCAATCCGACGCTGGCCACCGGCCAGATCGAGGGAGGCGTCGCGCAGGCCATCGGCTACGCGCTGTACGAGCGGGTCGTGTGGCGCGAAGGGCGGATGGCGAACGCCCAGATGACGAACTACATCATGCCGACCTCGATGGACCTGCCGCCGATCCGGGTCTTCTTCGAGGAGATCCCCTACGCCCACGGCCCGGGCGGGGCAAAAGGCATCGGCGAGCTGCCCATGGACGGCGCCGCGCCGGCAATCGTCAACGCGATCGAGCAGGCGCTTGGCGTCAGCCTCACGCGCCTGCCGGTGACGCCCGAGGTGCTGATGGACACCGTCGGGAGAATGCATGCCTGA
- a CDS encoding methionine aminotransferase has protein sequence MTSKLPDVGTTIFTVMSRLAAEAGAINLSQGFPDFECDPALVDAVARHMREGRNQYAPMQGVLALREAIAAKFHHFHGARYDPETEITITSGGTEALFDAVAACVRPGDDVVVIEPCYDSYVPAIQLNGGTPVVARMRLPDLSIDWDDVRAAVGSRTRLIIINSPHNPTGAVLRERDVRELERIVEGSSALVLADEVYEHIIFDGLPHESMARHPALASRSFVVGSFGKTFHTTGWKIGYCVAPAPLTAEFRKVHQFVTFATNTPVQHALAEFTRADALAALAPFYQAKRDRFLALMEGSRFKPLPCHGSYFQLMDYSALSDEDDQAFAVRLTKEHGVASIPLTPFLYRQKAPRVVRFCFAKKDETLAAAAARLRGV, from the coding sequence CTGACGTCAAAGCTGCCGGACGTCGGCACGACGATCTTCACCGTCATGTCGCGACTCGCCGCGGAGGCCGGCGCGATCAATCTCTCGCAGGGGTTCCCGGACTTCGAGTGCGATCCCGCGCTGGTGGATGCGGTGGCGCGACACATGCGCGAGGGGCGCAATCAGTACGCGCCGATGCAGGGCGTTCTTGCCCTCCGCGAGGCGATTGCGGCCAAGTTCCACCATTTCCACGGCGCGCGTTACGATCCGGAAACGGAGATCACCATCACCTCCGGCGGCACCGAGGCGCTCTTCGATGCCGTGGCCGCCTGCGTGCGACCGGGTGACGACGTGGTGGTCATCGAGCCCTGCTACGACTCGTACGTACCCGCGATCCAGCTGAACGGCGGCACGCCGGTCGTGGCAAGGATGCGCCTCCCGGATCTCAGCATCGACTGGGACGACGTGCGCGCGGCGGTCGGCAGCCGGACGCGCCTGATCATCATCAACTCACCGCATAATCCGACCGGCGCCGTGCTGCGCGAGCGGGACGTCCGCGAACTGGAGCGGATCGTCGAAGGCTCTTCCGCTCTGGTGCTCGCCGACGAAGTCTACGAGCACATCATCTTCGATGGCCTCCCGCACGAGAGCATGGCGCGGCATCCCGCGCTGGCCTCGCGCAGCTTCGTCGTCGGCTCATTTGGAAAGACGTTTCACACGACCGGGTGGAAGATCGGGTACTGCGTGGCGCCGGCGCCGCTCACCGCCGAGTTCCGCAAGGTACACCAGTTCGTCACCTTCGCCACGAACACTCCGGTGCAGCACGCGCTCGCGGAGTTCACGCGGGCCGATGCGCTTGCCGCGCTCGCGCCGTTCTACCAGGCGAAGCGGGATCGGTTCCTGGCGTTGATGGAAGGCTCGCGCTTCAAGCCGCTGCCGTGCCACGGCAGCTACTTCCAGTTGATGGACTACTCCGCGCTCAGCGACGAAGACGACCAGGCGTTCGCCGTGCGGCTGACGAAGGAGCACGGCGTCGCGTCCATCCCGTTGACGCCGTTCCTGTATCGCCAGAAAGCGCCGCGCGTGGTGAGGTTCTGCTTCGCCAAGAAGGACGAGACGCTGGCGGCCGCCGCGGCGCGCCTGCGCGGGGTGTAG
- a CDS encoding zinc ribbon domain-containing protein, whose protein sequence is MPADPRSGGSAARAARAFLLMLLLYWTVTFAGSRSPEVTAGSFLHLVNLVFHEAGHVVLSPFGHFMTALGGSLLQVLVPAACAVALYRGAGDRFGAAVAAWWAGQNLVDLAPYIGDARALQLTLLGGATGAEVEGHDWEAILASLGWLHHDRALADAAHLAGSVLMMAALAAGGWLLGASLRHSE, encoded by the coding sequence TTGCCGGCTGACCCGCGTTCGGGCGGCAGCGCGGCGCGTGCCGCCCGCGCCTTCCTGCTGATGCTCCTGCTCTATTGGACCGTGACGTTTGCCGGATCGCGATCGCCCGAGGTGACCGCCGGATCCTTCCTGCATCTCGTCAATCTTGTCTTCCACGAGGCCGGCCACGTCGTCTTGTCGCCGTTCGGGCACTTCATGACCGCGCTGGGAGGCTCGCTGCTCCAGGTGCTCGTCCCGGCGGCCTGCGCCGTCGCGCTCTATCGCGGCGCCGGCGACCGCTTTGGCGCGGCGGTGGCGGCCTGGTGGGCCGGGCAGAACCTCGTCGACCTGGCGCCGTACATCGGCGACGCGCGCGCGCTGCAGCTGACGCTGCTTGGCGGCGCGACGGGCGCCGAGGTCGAAGGGCACGACTGGGAGGCGATCCTCGCGTCGCTGGGGTGGCTCCACCACGACCGCGCGCTCGCCGATGCCGCGCACCTGGCTGGTTCCGTGCTGATGATGGCGGCACTCGCGGCCGGCGGGTGGCTCCTCGGCGCCTCGTTGCGACATAGCGAGTGA
- a CDS encoding asparaginase, which yields MGVRILVTGGTFDKEYNELTGELFFRATHVPEMLRRGRSRVEIELEKVMMIDSLEMTDADRARLVERCRKAPERQIVITHGTDTMAETARTLAQARIEGKTVVLTGAMVPYAFGSSDGLFNLGSALSFVQVLPPGIYVAMNGKYFEWNTVRKNRESGYFEAE from the coding sequence ATGGGCGTTCGGATCCTCGTGACCGGCGGCACGTTCGACAAGGAATACAACGAGCTGACAGGCGAGCTGTTCTTCCGCGCCACCCACGTGCCGGAGATGCTCCGCCGCGGGCGCTCCCGCGTCGAGATCGAGCTCGAGAAGGTCATGATGATTGACAGCCTCGAGATGACCGACGCCGACCGCGCGCGCCTCGTCGAGAGGTGCCGTAAAGCCCCCGAGCGCCAGATCGTCATCACGCACGGAACCGACACGATGGCGGAAACCGCCCGCACGCTGGCGCAGGCGCGGATCGAGGGAAAGACCGTCGTGCTGACCGGCGCGATGGTGCCCTACGCCTTCGGCTCGTCGGACGGCCTGTTCAACCTCGGGAGCGCGCTGTCGTTCGTGCAGGTGCTGCCACCGGGCATCTACGTGGCGATGAACGGCAAGTACTTCGAATGGAACACCGTGCGGAAGAACCGCGAGAGCGGGTACTTCGAGGCGGAATGA